The DNA window CAGAATGGCCTTTAATTTTATCAATCGGACTGATTTCCTCTGTTTGGGCATCTCTCAGAATCACACCAGCAGCCTCAGTTGCATCTGTCTTTTTTTCTAAACTAACTGGGCACTCAGGGAAGCTTTGTTCACTCTTCTTTCTTTCACCCAGCTCAGTCTCTTTCATCCGGTTCACCATCACTGCTGCAGCTAGAACCTGCAGAACAACTGCTTCTGCCTTATTCTCCCATTGCACTGTAAGTTCCGGAGAGATGCATCCAACATCCTTCTCACCAGCATAGCTACTTCTTTCCATTTTGTCCATTACTTTGGCATCTGTGGGAATTGTTCCCTTTATGGCATCTGTCTCCTTCACCAGATGCTCCAAGGAAGCACATTCAGTGCTTTGCTTTTCATCAGTGAAACTTATTTCTTTGTCATCAATCTCTGCTAAAATGGAAGTGTGCACTTCATCCCTTCCTGCCTTGGCATCCTGTTTAACTGGAGAATCCAAGGAAGGCCATttacctttcttcttcttctccccaGCACTAGTCACTTTGATTCTATCACCCTCCTTCACTGAAGTGAAAGCTGGTACACCAGCCTCTTCACCTTCCAGGTTGACTGAATGCTCAGAATGGCtgtgtttatttttctcccttttgtcACCTGTGCTGGACTCTTTGTTGGTGCCCTCCAAAACCACTCCAGGAGGCAGTGGCACCTTACTTCCATCATCCTTTCTGGGATACTCTGCAAAGATACTGGCAAGCCCTTGATTTTTTTCTATAGAACAAGCTTTGCTAACTCTGTCAACACCAACTGCTCTAGACTGAGTGTAGGGTGTGAACAAGTCCACCTTATTATCCCAAAGCATTTGATGCTCAGAGGagaaatttttaatattttgattttcatctACAAGACCCATTTCTTCCATTTGGTACTCCAGATCAGTTACTATGGGAGGCTGTAATTTGCTTTTGTCAGTCTTACTCTCCAGAAGAACTGGCTGTTCAGAGGCATTTTtagtctttttgttttttccatcatTACCCCTCTTTTTACACTTATTAGGCACCAGTGCTGGACTGGGATCTATCATCGTTCGATGTTCTAAAATAGTAAATCCAGCCTCTTTGTTTTTATCAGTGGAAGTTACAGCTTCAGTTTTGTCGATTATCTCATCAGCACCACCGGGAAGGGTGGCTGCATCTACTTTAGTCTCCAAAAGAAATGGCTTCTCCAAACCAACATCAGCCTTTGTGTTGTTCTCATTATTCTCTTTTAGTTTTCCTGTCACCAATGGTGTAATGGGCGTTTGTATTTTAGCTGCATCTGTTATATCCTCTAACAGATGCTCCAAAGTAGTAAATTGAGTCTCCTTGCCTTTATCAGTGGAGTGAGTTTCTTTAATTTTATCAGCCTCCTCGACTACTGCAGGAAGTTTAACGGAGTCTGTCTTTGCCTCCAAGACAGCAAGGTGTTCAGAACTATTTTCAATCTTTTCGCTTTTCCCATCATTACATCTCTTCTTAGGTTTGTCCGCCACCAGTTCTGTAATGGGAATGTGTGCCTTAGCTGTATCTGTTATATCCTCCAAGAGGTGATCTGAAGTAATAAAATCAGTCTCCTTGCCTTTATCAGAGGAATGAGTTTCTTTAGTTTTGAAGAGTGTTTTGGACTTTGCTGTGTCCATTTCATAATCTGAGGGAACAAGTTGCTCAAAGAAACTTTTTTCATTACTTTCCTTTATTTTAGGTTTTTCTGTTATCAGTTTCATAGTGGGAACTTGTACCTTGGTTGTATCTGTCAAATTATCCAGTTGAAGCCCTGTTGTAGTAAAAATAGGCTCCTTGCCTATATCAGCAAAAcccatttctttaattttttcagCCTTTTCCACTACAGTAGgaagtttgtgtgtgtctgtcttagTTTCCAGAAGAAAATGTTGCTCAAAAGAAATTTTTTCGGCTTTTTTGCCTTTCCTGTCACTGCCCTTCTTTTTAGGTTTGTCAGTCATCAGTGCTCTACTGGAATCTGTAGTAAATTCAGTCTCTATGCTTTTATCCATCAAACTATCTTCTTTTGTTTTGCTGATTGTCTCAGCACTAGCAGAAAGTTTGGCCGCATCTGTCTGAGTCTCCAAAAGAAGTGGCTGTTCTGAAATACTGAATTCAGCCTTTTCACTTTTCATACCATTTTTAGGTTCTTCCGTTACTAGTGTTGTAATGGGACCTTGTACCTTCACTGTAGCTGTTGCACCCTCCAACAGATGTTCTGCAATAGTAAAATCAGTCTCTTTACCTTtatcagtgaaaaatatttttttagttttgtcATCCTTCTGCATTACAGCAGGAAGACTGCTTGTGTCTTCCTTAACCTCCAGAAAAAATGGCTGCTGGAAATAACTTTTTTCagcctttttgttttttccatcacTAGTCCTTTTCTTAGGCTTGTCTGCCACCTTTGCAGTACTGGGACCTGTCATATTCTCCAATGAATGCTCTGCAATAGCAAAGCCAGTCTCTTTGTCTTTATCAGTAAAGATTATTTCTTTAGTTTTGTCGGCCGTCTCAGCTACAGAAGGAAGTTTGTTTGGGTCTCTCTCAGCCTCCAGAAGAACTGGCTGCTCAGAGGaatttttaacctttttgttCTTCCCATCACTACCCCTCTTTTTAGGTTTGTCTGTAACCAGTGCCATGTTGGGATCTGTCACAGTTGGATGATCCAATGCAGTGAATCCAGTCTGTTTGCTTTCATCAGTAAAATCTATGTTAGCTATGTCAGCTGTCTCAGCAGGAGCAGGAAGTTTGGCTGTATCTGTCTTAGTCTCCAAAAGAAATGGCTGCTCTGAAAAACTGAAGTCAGCCTTTTTGTTTTTCCCAGCAATGCCCTCTTTTGGTTTGTCCGAGACCAATGTTAGAAGGGGTAATTTAGTAATATCTGTTGCAGTTTCCAGTGGAGGCTCTGAAGTAACAGAGCCAGTCTCTTGGCTTTTATCAAAGGAATCTGTTTCTTTAGATTTGTCGAGACTCTTTGCTACAGCAGGAAGATTGGTTGTATCTATCTTAATCTCTAAAACAGCAGGCTGCTTGGAGATACCATTTTCAGTCTTTCTGCTTTTTTTATCACTACCTCTTTTCTTTGGTTTCTCTCCCACCAATGCCCCACTGGGAGTTTGAACTTCACTTGGAACGGTCTCATCTGCTGCTACACGTTTGGGAGATACACACTTAATCTCTTTATTTTCATCAATAAGGCTAATTTCTACAGGTTTGGCCTCCAGAGGAGTTTCCACTTTGTTTAGGTTGATGCCTTTTGAAAGAGATGCTTTAAGGTCTGAATGTTTACACTCaatctttttgcttttttcaacaaaatttaTTTCTATAGGCTTGGTTTGTGTCAGTGCTGATGCAGGATCCCGCATCTTAGTGTGTTCTGCCTTGCATTCTAGCTTCTCCAAGGGTAcctgtttggttttgcttttagACTGCAACCAACTGTCATCTTTCATTCCTCCCAGTTTCATGACTTCTCCAGCTTTTGCATCCAACAAAAATTTAAATGGTCCTTCAGTTTTCAGGCTCTGCTGGCCTGCTGCGGGACTTGAGATAATATTTTGATCGTCTAAGAGGTGGCTTTCAGTTCCTACCTTAGCATCCCTTGGTACATTTGAAGTTCCCTTCCTCTGGCCCTCTCTTGAGGGAGTAGAGTGCTCTTTGACACCTTCAGCAGGCAAGACAAAGGGGATGTCTGGCTTTTGCATTTCAGCAGCAAAGAGCGGAACTTTGGGAGCTTTAGAAACTCCTACATTTTCATCCCCCAACTCCATTGTTCTTGGATGGTGGTTTCTCTTTTGTTTcggtttcttcttcttcttcttcacaaTCACTGGAGAACCTTCTGAATCCCAGGTCTCTCTAGGTACATCTCTCTGACTCTCCACAAACTCAGACGGCATGCTGAGTAGCTGCCCAGCTGCCTTTTTATGTGGTGCCCTAGACCGTGAGAATGTTCCAGAGACCCATCCAAGTTCTGGCATAGAAAAGGGGTCTGCTTTTGAGTCAGTACTCTTCTGTTGTGGAAGACCTACTAGAAGTTCCTCTGGGACATCTGCACCAGGCACTGCTGCAGGTTTTGCTCTGCCAAACCTGCGGTCACTTGATTTGTTAGCTTGCCTTACTTGTGCAGTAGGTACACCTGGAATACAGGAAGTTTGCTCAAGTATCAGAGCAACTATTTACTAAAAAGCCTGATGTTagccaattttttattttattgaccGCCTCAGTCATAATATATGCAGACCTTTAAACACAATGATACCATACTAACCCCAAATCCAGTTTTAGTGATGCTGTTTAAGAAAACTAACTTTAAAATAGGTTTTATGTTTAATTTGTGTGTTACTGGTAAGTAAAATAGATCAATGACAGATTAACCGTCTTTTTTTGTACAGTGGGTGATCTTTACTCCCATAAAACAACTGCTCTTGTAGTGAGAAATTACCAATATTTAGAAGAGGCATTAGGGATCCATTTTTCCTATTATCTTAGCAAGACAAGACAGCAGCTACACCAGTTACAACCCTCTAGTTTAGAAACTTTCCTTAATAGGAAACAGAAGCATAGTGGAAAGGTAAGGCTCAAGAAGAAAGCGTGTGGATGTAATGGGAAGAAAAAGCTAGAAGTAAGTTTCCCACAGCACCCGTAAAGCAGCGGAAGGCAAAACTTcatcaaaagaaaaattattttctgtactCAGACTTAGATAGCACTAGTTTCCTCAGTTATAAGCCATTAACTTGAGAGTGTCAGTCATTTCTTACATAGCCCTGGTCCCACAAATCAGCCTCCAGTCAGAAACATAAGCAATCTAGGCTCAATGAAGAGGTGAGTTAGTGGAGCAGGATAAAACTATGTTTTCCTCCTTCAGCTACACACCTCAATTTGGAAAAGGAATTTGCCATGATTATTTTACTAGAATCAAGGAACACTGGGTTTGTCTTAACACCAAAATAAGAGCCATGTTGGAAATGGCATtagaagagagggaaggagagtgtTTAAATgctttagcagtgaagacataagCCAGCCCCCAATGAAAATAATAGCAGCATCCAAATTTGGACTTGTAGTCCTGAAACCAAGGAGATTAAATCATTTAtagaggggacagggcagagacTGGAGGCAAAGTGCAAGCAGAATCATTGTGATGAATTCACAAAACAGCACAGTGCTGGCTGTAGAAAATCGCGTGCTTGCCCATGTGGCTGAAGGGTAAGACAAATGCAGctaggaggagaagaaaaaatggtattcagagagaaaacatattttaattcTAAATTCCAGCTACTGTCAAATCTCTACCTGTAGGTTCCAGTGGAGATTTCTCTTGTGGAGGTTCTGTATGGTGGGCATGACTAAGCTCAGCTTCTTCCTTCAGCTTCTCTACTATGGCCAGGTCAGCAGCCGGAGCTGTTTTTTCTGGAAGAGTTTCTTTAGTTTCTATTAATGTCAATAGTTCTTTTGCTTCCACTGGAATTGAAACACAAAAAACACAATAAGATGGGATGTTTCACATCTGATGAATGAGTGTAACCAATATTTTACACACAGGCATATAGAAAAGGGTACATTTTGGTTTAGAATACAGATGCAATTTACAAGATTCTGTAACCTGTCTACCTATATTCCTCCGTCAAATTTCCTTTGACAAATACCCTACCAAATGGTTGCAGTGTCAAAGGTGAAATATACAAGATTGTCTTTGCTATCTGAAGACAGGTCAAGCCTCTTTTCTtgaaggaaaaaatggttacccacctttttcgtaactgttgttcttcgagatgtgttgctcatgtccattccattctaggtgtgtgcgcaccCATGTGCGCGGACGGaaatttttgccttagcggtatccatagAGCCAGCTGTGCCACCCCCATGAGTGCAGCACTCACACGTTGGTATATCAGGTGCTGCcgatgccctctcagttccttcctgctgacaactccaacagaggggcaggagggtgggtaatggaatggacatgagcaacacatctcgaagaacaagagTTACAAAAACAGCGGGTAACTATTTTATTCAAATACTTGCTCATAttaattccattctaggtgactctcAAGCAATATCAATGAAGatgggctcagagttcacagtCTTGCAACACTACTCTGCCAAAGTCAGCATCGTCTCAAGCTTGCTGGGTAAGCGCATAAGGAGACACGAACATGTGGACAGATGACCAGGTAGCAGCCCTATAGATCTCTTGGATTGTGCCAGGAAAGCTGCAGGTGACGCTTGTGCCCTAGTcaagggcggcataccagtctcctggatacagggaggggatgatggaggtcaaggagaccatgcaaaacttcaacTTTATGAGAGACTTGTGGAGGTGacacaggtccaggatgggtctgaaGCCCCCTTTtgcctttgggattaggaagtagcGGGAATAGAACACTTGCATGTGCTGAGCGACCTCCTCCACTTCCCCCTGGAGCAGGAGGCCCTCAACCTCTTGAACAAGGAGGTGCTTGTGAGAAGGATCCATgaagaggggtgggtgggagggaggtgtgGTGGAAAATTGCAGGGTACAGCCCCAAGATACTATGTTCAGCACCCAGTGGTCTGAGGTGACCCGCAACTAGGCCAAACAGTAGGGACACAGACAGTCGAGGAAAGAACAATGTGAATCTGGGAAACTGACTGGGGTGTCACTCTGAAGCACACCATCAAAATGAGCGCTTCTGGCCCCCAGGATGCTTCGCCAGGCCGGGCTGTGCAGGAGGAGGAATGGCGGCAACGACAAACTCATGTCTCTATCCCTTCTCCTTGCAGACCCCTGAAGAGGCTGCCAAGGCCTTGGCGATGGGGGCAGCCAGAACTGCTTCCATGCAGACTGCTGTGTATGCATCCCCAGTGAGCAAAGGGTGGCCCAAGTGTCCTTCAACCCATGCAGCCTCATATCTGTCTATTTGGAGAAGAGACCGTTCTCATTGAATGGGAGGTCCTAGCTCAAGGTCTGCATCTCATGGTGAAGGCCGGCGGTCTGAAGCCAGCAGCTGCAACTCATAACCACCACCAATGCGACCACCCTGTCTGCCGAGTCCACCACATCCCACCCCATTTGGGGGGAGCTCCTTGCTGCCGCGGTGTCCTCATCTACCAGGGTGCCAAATTCTTGGGCCAAACCCTGTGGGAAGGACTCCTTGAACTTATGAAGGGAGCCCAATAAGTTAAAATTGGGTCTGCCCAAGAGGGCCTGATGGTTCACCACTGGAACTGTGTGCTGGCAATGGAATACATTTTTGTCCCAAAATGGCCCAGTCTTTTGGTCTCTATTTATGGGAGTTGAGCTGGTGTGCCCCTGCTTGTCTTTTTTGTTGGCTGCAGAGACAATGAACGAGCACGGAGGTGCTCTGTCATGCACTAGTAGTGCAACATggactggggaagaggcagagaggaagTTGAACAAAGTGTCCGCCTGCTCGGCCATCTGCTCCATCTCTAGGCCCAAGTTCTCAGCCATTCGTCGAAGAAGGGCCTGGCGTTCTTTAAAATCGTCCAGCAGGCCAGTCCTCGAGGGTCCCGCGACTGCCTCGTCCAGAGCTGAAGAAGTCGACTGTACCACCAAGCGAGGCCCCGGGGCATTATCCccgatgggggagggaggggtttagGGGTGGGTGCAGTGTCCTCTATCCCGACCTCTGAGCGCAACTCATGTACCAAGCCGGGTGCCATCAGTACTGCCAACTGTTGCTCCGAAGCACCAGCAGATGAGCAGTGTGAAGGGGACATCATCATGACCAGCACGCCCCATGTGATCCAACAAGGCCACTGTGCTGGCCACTGGCCATACTGCCAAGACAGCGCCGTCAATGTTGACGCAGCCCCAGGAGCCCAATCACGCTGCTGGAGTCTGGGCAAGGGGCTCAACTGCCCTTCCATGCCAGAGGAATCCCCTTCCGGTGACCACAGTGGGGCCATCGACATCTGCACCTGCCTGCTGACCATCGCCGCTAGAGACCGATGCCTGGAACTGGAGGATCAGTGCCGGTATCAAGGTGACTGGTGCTGCGGGGGACTGGAGTTGTAACGGGGAGTGCCCTCACAGGGAAGGCACAGAATCaaactatcagggttggaagtgacctcaggaggtcacctagtccaacctcctgctcgaagcaggaccaatccccaactaaatcatcccagccagggctttgtcaagcctgaccgtaaaaacttccaagaaaggagattccaccacctccctatgtaacgcattccagtgcttcaccaccctcctagtgaaaaagtttttcctaatatccaacctaaacctccctcactgcaacttgagaccattactcctcgttctgtcatctgctaccactgagaacagtctaggtccatcctctttggaaccccctttcaggtagttgaaagcagctatcaaatcccccctcattcttctcttccgcagactaaacaatcccagttccctcagcctctcctcataagtcatgcgctccagccccctaatcattgttgttgtcctctgctggactctttccaatttttccacatccttcttgtagtgtggggcccaaaactggacacactactccagatgaggcctcgccaatgtcaaatagaggggaacaatcaagtccctcgatctgctggcaatgcccctacttatacatcccaaaatgccattggccttcttggcaacaagggcacactgttgactcatatccagcttctccaccactgtaacccctaggtccttttctgcagaactgctgccgagccattcggtccctagtctgtagcggtgaatgggattcttccgtcgtaagtgcaggactctgcacttgtccttgttgaacctcatcagatttcttttggcccaatcctctaatttgtctaggtccctctgtatcctatccctaccctccagcgtatctatctctctcctcccagtttactgtcatctgcaaacttgctgagggtgcaatccacaccatcctccagatcattaataaagatattgaacaaaacaggcccaaggaccgacccttggggcactccacttgataccggctgtcaaataaacatggagccattgatcactacccgttgagccagaaaatctagccagctttctaaccaccttatagtccattcatccagcccatactactttaacttgctggcaaaaatactgtgggagaccgtgtcaaaagcctCGTCCAGAGATGAAGACGACAACTGTAGATCTGTGCCAAGAGGATGACCAAGATCTGCGCCAAGAGGATACTGGCAGGAGGGCAAACGATGCCAGTAGTATGGAAACTAGCGCCTCCCCCCTTAGGCAATCCACGTTGAGACGGCGGAGACCGCGATTGAGGTGCCTGTGACCAAGGGCAAGCCCCAGAGGATCTAGGCTGCAACTCTGGAGATCTGTGGCATGGAGGAAAGCACTACCTTGTCTTGGGGCATCGGCAGCACTCCACTGCCCTGAGAGCTCTTAGCTGCTGGCTTGATCTCGTAGGGAGCCTTTGATGTTTCCTGCGGCATTGGCAGTGCCAGCAGCGTGGGCGGAGACCTCTGCTCTCTCGTCACTGGGGGAGCTTGGGAAGGCGTCAGTGCCGTCAGGAGTTTGGGTCCCCTACTACTCCAAGGAGCCAGTGGTAGATCCTTTAAGGAGCTAAGGGCCCTGACTGGGGAGGCACGTACGCATGGCTTCGAAGTGGCTGGGCAGCCCGGACTGGGTCCTTTGCCCAATGTCCCATGGCTCTTCTTGCCTGGTGCCGAGGAGCCatgcttgttttctttttgggcaCAAGTGAGGGAGAGCAGTGCCGGGCGGAGCCAGGGGTGCACTGCGCACTGAAACCAAGGT is part of the Dermochelys coriacea isolate rDerCor1 chromosome 2, rDerCor1.pri.v4, whole genome shotgun sequence genome and encodes:
- the MAP4 gene encoding microtubule-associated protein 4 isoform X8, with amino-acid sequence MADLDHNLSLADALTEPPAEIEEEVKRDFIATLEAEKFDDVVGETVGKTDYIPLLDDDDDAKAGSQEPKSKPHTDGGHVESTSAVGPAVLENGDHGIEDDSTVSPRELMGEKMSYKEFLDHDETWAMDDRDLCFESQSIFRPMEETEPFKMHREDVLSDMLLRPSGETHLPFTEHFEASEEVHAPHAAVMVPELPSLGSPYSPAEVIDPSAFMTLDSTTESLLNIAAPARVTVPEEHWLGVQYAVEGLDESSFVEPPEPTRLADVAEQYLPSPVAAAPSAVPSALTETIGETKATDTPQVELTASVPAVGEVSVQVMEQVSIPVVEELMVFEPSVEQHKSSLNEPPTVSSAPAEVMEQKMTVPEASTPGADSTLVEENKPSPSKHTEHLLKPNELLPELAVEAKELLTLIETKETLPEKTAPAADLAIVEKLKEEAELSHAHHTEPPQEKSPLEPTGVPTAQVRQANKSSDRRFGRAKPAAVPGADVPEELLVGLPQQKSTDSKADPFSMPELGWVSGTFSRSRAPHKKAAGQLLSMPSEFVESQRDVPRETWDSEGSPVIVKKKKKKPKQKRNHHPRTMELGDENVGVSKAPKVPLFAAEMQKPDIPFVLPAEGVKEHSTPSREGQRKGTSNVPRDAKVGTESHLLDDQNIISSPAAGQQSLKTEGPFKFLLDAKAGEVMKLGGMKDDSWLQSKSKTKQVPLEKLECKAEHTKMRDPASALTQTKPIEINFVEKSKKIECKHSDLKASLSKGINLNKVETPLEAKPVEISLIDENKEIKCVSPKRVAADETVPSEVQTPSGALVGEKPKKRGSDKKSRKTENGISKQPAVLEIKIDTTNLPAVAKSLDKSKETDSFDKSQETGSVTSEPPLETATDITKLPLLTLVSDKPKEGIAGKNKKADFSFSEQPFLLETKTDTAKLPAPAETADIANIDFTDESKQTGFTALDHPTVTDPNMALVTDKPKKRGSDGKNKKVKNSSEQPVLLEAERDPNKLPSVAETADKTKEIIFTDKDKETGFAIAEHSLENMTGPSTAKVADKPKKRTSDGKNKKAEKSYFQQPFFLEVKEDTSSLPAVMQKDDKTKKIFFTDKGKETDFTIAEHLLEGATATVKVQGPITTLVTEEPKNGMKSEKAEFSISEQPLLLETQTDAAKLSASAETISKTKEDSLMDKSIETEFTTDSSRALMTDKPKKKGSDRKGKKAEKISFEQHFLLETKTDTHKLPTVVEKAEKIKEMGFADIGKEPIFTTTGLQLDNLTDTTKVQVPTMKLITEKPKIKESNEKSFFEQLVPSDYEMDTAKSKTLFKTKETHSSDKGKETDFITSDHLLEDITDTAKAHIPITELVADKPKKRCNDGKSEKIENSSEHLAVLEAKTDSVKLPAVVEEADKIKETHSTDKGKETQFTTLEHLLEDITDAAKIQTPITPLVTGKLKENNENNTKADVGLEKPFLLETKVDAATLPGGADEIIDKTEAVTSTDKNKEAGFTILEHRTMIDPSPALVPNKCKKRGNDGKNKKTKNASEQPVLLESKTDKSKLQPPIVTDLEYQMEEMGLVDENQNIKNFSSEHQMLWDNKVDLFTPYTQSRAVGVDRVSKACSIEKNQGLASIFAEYPRKDDGSKVPLPPGVVLEGTNKESSTGDKREKNKHSHSEHSVNLEGEEAGVPAFTSVKEGDRIKVTSAGEKKKKGKWPSLDSPVKQDAKAGRDEVHTSILAEIDDKEISFTDEKQSTECASLEHLVKETDAIKGTIPTDAKVMDKMERSSYAGEKDVGCISPELTVQWENKAEAVVLQVLAAAVMVNRMKETELGERKKSEQSFPECPVSLEKKTDATEAAGVILRDAQTEEISPIDKIKGHSEHSEGDAADKIEAGLKDFQALKSEEDKCADLPQKKTDGSGQKVLKETKKEERVKATEQIKGYMRPTKSRGLPTPSPRPAVQDREKPRQLKANGMSRQRQEKAKPEEIKPVELVTGNDITAPPNKELPPSPEKKIKPSASTPSAKPAATKTKPLSTTSPKRPASATPGQNKKPTSPTAGPTSATTPKRPATSTTRPSTLTPKDTKPKVTDAKSPDKRTSLSKPLSATTPRAAVKGSPATPRTTAASPITTASGLRNTATSPPKRPTSIKTETKLADARKTSAKSLSADLSRPKSAPANSAKSSATTPTATTPGTPVSPGVATSRPKPKPAAARPTTASSTTPEAKKTSTVKAPLKTSTVPKPPRPTSSVSASDLKNIRSKIGSTDNIKHQPGGGRVQIVSKKANYSHVQSKCGSKDNIKHVPGGGNVPNAQKPASGSRSQPSIAPKPSPGSTNVQIQSKKVDISKVSSKCGSKTNIKHKPGGGDVKIENQKLNFKEKAQAKVGSLDNVGHVPAGGTMKIESHKLMFREKAKARTDHGADIIVVSKSPNLSSSTSPWCSTSVSESLGSIASSSPLQQPAPHAEDLSAMLSQQGL
- the MAP4 gene encoding microtubule-associated protein 4 isoform X5 gives rise to the protein MADLDHNLSLADALTEPPAEIEEEVKRDFIATLEAEKFDDVVGETVGKTDYIPLLDDDDDAKAGSQEPKSKPHTDGGHVESTSAVGPAVLENGDHGIEDDSTVSPRELMGEKMSYKEFLDHDETWAMDDRDLCFESQSIFRPMEETEPFKMHREDVLSDMLLRPSGETHLPFTEHFEASEEVHAPHAAVMVPELPSLGSPYSPAEVIDPSAFMTLDSTTESLLNIAAPARVTVPEEHWLGVQYAVEGLDESSFVEPPEPTRLADVAEQYLPSPVAAAPSAVPSALTETIGETKATDTPQVELTASVPAVGEVSVQVMEQVSIPVVEELMVFEPSVEQHKSSLNEPPTVSSAPAEVMEQKMTVPEASTPGADSTLVEENKPSPSKHTEHLLKPNELLPELAVEAKELLTLIETKETLPEKTAPAADLAIVEKLKEEAELSHAHHTEPPQEKSPLEPTGVPTAQVRQANKSSDRRFGRAKPAAVPGADVPEELLVGLPQQKSTDSKADPFSMPELGWVSGTFSRSRAPHKKAAGQLLSMPSEFVESQRDVPRETWDSEGSPVIVKKKKKKPKQKRNHHPRTMELGDENVGVSKAPKVPLFAAEMQKPDIPFVLPAEGVKEHSTPSREGQRKGTSNVPRDAKVGTESHLLDDQNIISSPAAGQQSLKTEGPFKFLLDAKAGEVMKLGGMKDDSWLQSKSKTKQVPLEKLECKAEHTKMRDPASALTQTKPIEINFVEKSKKIECKHSDLKASLSKGINLNKVETPLEAKPVEISLIDENKEIKCVSPKRVAADETVPSEVQTPSGALVGEKPKKRGSDKKSRKTENGISKQPAVLEIKIDTTNLPAVAKSLDKSKETDSFDKSQETGSVTSEPPLETATDITKLPLLTLVSDKPKEGIAGKNKKADFSFSEQPFLLETKTDTAKLPAPAETADIANIDFTDESKQTGFTALDHPTVTDPNMALVTDKPKKRGSDGKNKKVKNSSEQPVLLEAERDPNKLPSVAETADKTKEIIFTDKDKETGFAIAEHSLENMTGPSTAKVADKPKKRTSDGKNKKAEKSYFQQPFFLEVKEDTSSLPAVMQKDDKTKKIFFTDKGKETDFTIAEHLLEGATATVKVQGPITTLVTEEPKNGMKSEKAEFSISEQPLLLETQTDAAKLSASAETISKTKEDSLMDKSIETEFTTDSSRALMTDKPKKKGSDRKGKKAEKISFEQHFLLETKTDTHKLPTVVEKAEKIKEMGFADIGKEPIFTTTGLQLDNLTDTTKVQVPTMKLITEKPKIKESNEKSFFEQLVPSDYEMDTAKSKTLFKTKETHSSDKGKETDFITSDHLLEDITDTAKAHIPITELVADKPKKRCNDGKSEKIENSSEHLAVLEAKTDSVKLPAVVEEADKIKETHSTDKGKETQFTTLEHLLEDITDAAKIQTPITPLVTGKLKENNENNTKADVGLEKPFLLETKVDAATLPGGADEIIDKTEAVTSTDKNKEAGFTILEHRTMIDPSPALVPNKCKKRGNDGKNKKTKNASEQPVLLESKTDKSKLQPPIVTDLEYQMEEMGLVDENQNIKNFSSEHQMLWDNKVDLFTPYTQSRAVGVDRVSKACSIEKNQGLASIFAEYPRKDDGSKVPLPPGVVLEGTNKESSTGDKREKNKHSHSEHSVNLEGEEAGVPAFTSVKEGDRIKVTSAGEKKKKGKWPSLDSPVKQDAKAGRDEVHTSILAEIDDKEISFTDEKQSTECASLEHLVKETDAIKGTIPTDAKVMDKMERSSYAGEKDVGCISPELTVQWENKAEAVVLQVLAAAVMVNRMKETELGERKKSEQSFPECPVSLEKKTDATEAAGVILRDAQTEEISPIDKIKGHSEHSEGDAADKIEAGLKDFQALKSEEDKCADLPQKKTDGSGQKVLKETKKEERVKATEQIKGYMRPTKSRGLPTPSPRPAVQDREKPRQLKANGMSRQRQEKAKPEEIKPVELVTGNDITAPPNKELPPSPEKKIKPSASTPSAKPAATKTKPLSTTSPKRPASATPGQNKKPTSPTAGPTSATTPKRPATSTTRPSTLTPKDTKPKVTDAKSPDKRTSLSKPLSATTPRAAVKGSPATPRTTAASPITTASGLRNTATSPPKRPTSIKTETKLADARKTSAKSLSADLSRPKSAPANSAKSSATTPTATTPGTPVSPGVATSRPKPKPAAARPTTASSTTPEAKKTSTVKAPLKTSTVPKPPRPTSSVSASDLKNIRSKIGSTDNIKHQPGGGRAKVEKKPESAGAARKSEPNAVSKMATTKTTVTKEGAQKQPNGKVQIVSKKANYSHVQSKCGSKDNIKHVPGGGNVQIQSKKVDISKVSSKCGSKTNIKHKPGGGDVKIENQKLNFKEKAQAKVGSLDNVGHVPAGGTMKIESHKLMFREKAKARTDHGADIIVVSKSPNLSSSTSPWCSTSVSESLGSIASSSPLQQPAPHAEDLSAMLSQQGL